In a genomic window of Trichoderma atroviride chromosome 4, complete sequence:
- a CDS encoding uncharacterized protein (antiSMASH:Cluster_4.2) yields MSAQDYALVLGMPGTGKTTTIAHIIKALVSQNKTVLLTSHTHTAVDNILLKLKSDKIPILRLGAPAKVHPEVQDFVHLAGHPKKTFEEIKEAWHGTPIVATTCLGINHQVFIERSFDYCIVDEASQITLPICAGPIRLAKTFVLVGDHNQLPPVVKNEEARQGGLDVSLFKLLSDTHPQSVVNLEHQYRMCEDIMTLSNTLIYNGRLRCGTEELRKKKLHIPSMEALRQHHHDSTTIHRSGTARSFCTGPVPSRCWLYDLLDAETRVRFVDTDTIRPQVREEAQGKRIINPAEGRIVSQLVESLLTVGVPATEIGVMTHYRAQLHLLKDKLKYFPGIEMHTTDRFQGRDKEVIVLSLVRSNEACNIGDLLKDWRRINVAFTRAKTKLLVVGSMSTLQGNGEETMLSKFISLMVDRSWIYHMPQNALESHCFADLSTQLTGFTQRTPRKSPKRVSAKASSTSYADKENRKPSPRRARMGEGMLLKGKLITRDILNEMTDGAYGN; encoded by the coding sequence ATGAGTGCGCAAGATTATGCGCTGGTACTGGGAATGCCTGGTACCGGCAAGACGACCACCATTGCCCACATCATCAAGGCTTTGGTGTCACAGAACAAAACGGTGCTGTTGACGTCTCATACGCACACGGCCGTTGACAACATTCTTCTCAAGCTAAAGTCGGATAAAATTCCTATTCTACGACTTGGTGCTCCGGCAAAGGTCCACCCCGAGGTTCAGGATTTTGTACACCTCGCGGGTCACCCGAAGAAGACTTTTGAGGAAATAAAGGAGGCTTGGCATGGCACCCCAATTGTTGCGACGACCTGTTTGGGAATTAACCACCAAGTCTTCATAGAGCGTTCATTCGATTATTGCATTGTGGATGAAGCCTCGCAAATTACGTTGCCTATCTGTGCTGGCCCGATTCGACTGGCAAAGACGTTTGTTCTTGTCGGAGACCACAATCAGCTTCCTCCGGTGGTGAAGAATGAAGAGGCTAGACAAGGTGGCTTGGATGTCAGCTTGTTCAAGCTCTTATCAGACACCCACCCGCAGTCTGTCGTTAATTTAGAGCATCAGTATCGTATGTGTGAAGACATTATGACTCTGAGCAACACCCTCATCTACAATGGCAGACTTCGATGTGGAACGGAAGAGCtgcgcaagaagaagcttcacATCCCTAGCATGGAGGCTCTGAGACAACATCATCACGACTCCACAACTATTCATCGATCTGGAACGGCACGCTCATTCTGCACTGGACCCGTGCCGTCGCGATGCTGGCTTTACGACCTTCTTGACGCTGAAACTCGTGTTCGATTTGTTGACACAGATACGATCCGGCCCCAGGTCCGCGAAGAGGCTCAAGGGAAACGTATCATCAACCCTGCCGAGGGGCGAATTGTCTCACAGCTCGTTGAAAGCCTGCTCACGGTGGGAGTTCCTGCTACCGAAATCGGTGTAATGACACATTACCGTGCacaacttcatcttctcaaaGACAAGCTCAAGTACTTTCCTGGCATAGAAATGCATACTACCGATCGTTTTCAGGGACGAGACAAAGAAGTCATTGTGCTGAGTCTGGTGCGAAGCAACGAGGCCTGCAATATCGGAGACTTGCTCAAAGATTGGCGACGTATTAACGTGGCATTTACCCGTGCGAAGACGAAGCTCCTTGTTGTGGGTAGCATGAGCACCCTCCAGGGAAATGGAGAGGAGACTATGCTGAGCAAGTTTATTTCTCTGATGGTAGATCGCAGTTGGATATATCATATGCCGCAGAATGCTCTTGAAAGCCACTGTTTTGCGGATTTGAGCACGCAGCTCACTGGTTTTACGCAGCGAACGCCTAGAAAATCGCCAAAGAGAGTGTCGGCAAAGGCAAGTTCTACTTCATACGCGGACAAGGAGAACCGGAAGCCGTCGCCGAGGAGGGCGCGGATGGGAGAAGGGATGTTGCTTAAGGGAAAGCTAATTACGCGAGATATCTTGAATGAAATGACGGATGGCGCATATGGAAATTAA
- a CDS encoding uncharacterized protein (EggNog:ENOG41~TransMembrane:13 (i166-185o205-231i243-262o268-288i300-320o326-345i680-697o709-724i731-751o757-776i783-802o814-835i847-865o)~antiSMASH:Cluster_4.2), whose product MASSTSSPPRSPSPSPSPSPAQSPTNIDTENETPQLSRPTSTKLRFLAQAPPLRTTTTSAAPSEYGSRRSSYIAPIDQILPDDHIDLETFGVVEDRDGFFDALFLKHTPLVPDGFEERSRASLPAAFDEDSPLAARRFIPRQFRELKLVLRNVTTTRTGLRLVRSFTAYFAAYILCLIPAVREWLGRYHYIIAVSVILNHPARTVGAQVEGAVLTTIGTAAGIGWGVLGLLLSTSTSAASAGYGGVLALFLAWFMAVVAWIRSYYSRFYQMVVCAGVAITFTLLAQTSGNSIAWEKLRDYVVPWLLGQAIALLVNCLIFPDAGARSLALVFHQSFSLMLEAIAIPRPRNTRLRRRLVRAFVDLSATYKDMRSTLTITRFKPADVRELRNLMQAVIRALLAMQTESALFSEADDGHVPIVVEATQMSSSSSSSNDVNNMTSEKPPGVINEVDVTRIVIKRLSKPTKEILACMNQGLQASQAALMDLSGYRQYLGPPKDVSSEIAPAQIRMRAAKTVFDAVESELLESGQLPPASMDDSAVVQLFIFARHLRETATTIENLMGKVCSMHQASNWPKIHPPSYPLRKAIHFVNPQVTHDRGGATAGSYHITFLEIARALESIKCREYKPLEKYDDGVSETELRAELSHLTDPGPMPDMDTKKNKLGYRIWKILHLLQGYESRYAFKVVLVTSLLAVPSYLSWDKVWWDEYEAWWAVTMSWLLIHARVGGNIQDLFARAALVILGAVWGGAAHAAGDGSPYVVAVFAAIFMIPMLYRFTLSCHPRSGLAGCLSFTVISLQLQAGGLPSSPALTATLRGVIFLIGTTAPIVVNWCLWPFVARHELRKSLSSMLFFLSIIYRNVVAKYIYFEEGKEPTPEDIVRSEILQGRIREGFVRIRQLLVMTRHEVRLRGPFNPLPYSGLADSCERFFDYLIAVRQSAVFYNPDYIRDDPVAAQRLLGFRRDAVASILANLYVFAGALRADRKVPRYLPSAAAARRRLLVETAAVEDSMAHHSEANDVRWHKKWSDIYSYSYNESLTGCVAQLEELEKFTKLIVGEQGFDDEWTILEPYEDDDDDDDDDEDEDEDEGEEDEEHNHHDDHDENSIDERH is encoded by the exons ATGGCTTCCAGCACCTCATCGCCTCCTAGAAGCCCCAGCCCCAGTCCCAGTCCATCACCAGCCCAATCCCCAACCAACATCGACACCGAAAATGAAACTCCTCAGCTCTCCCGTCCAACCTCGACAAAGCTTCGCTTCCTCGCCCAGGCTCCACCGCTCAGGACAACAACCACCTCAGCAGCCCCGTCCGAGTACGGAAGCAGACGCAGCTCTTACATAGCGCCCATTGACCAGATTCTGCCAGACGACCACATTGATCTGGAAACATTTGGCGTGGTGGAGGATCGAGATGGATTCTTTGACGCGCTGTTCCTGAAACACACGCCGCTGGTCCCGGACGGCTTCGAAGAGCGATCCAGGGCTTCGCTGCCCGCTGCTTTTGACGAAGATTCACCACTGGCTGCTCGAAGGTTTATACCAAGACAGTTTCGCGAGTTGAAGCTGGTGCTCCGAAATGTCACCACGACTCGAACCGGCCTTCGCCTCGTGAGGTCCTTTACCGCCTATTTCGCAGCTTACATCCTGTGTCTGATCCCGGCTGTAAGAGAATGGCTTGGTCGCTACCACTACATCATTGCCGTGTCCGTCATACTGAATCATCCGGCCAGGACAGTTGGTGCTCAGGTAGAAGGTGCCGTTCTCACTACCATTGGCACAGCAGCCGGCATAGGATGGGGAGTTCTCGGTCTCCTGCTATCCACGTCGACTTCCGCCGCCAGTGCCGGCTACGGCGGCGTTTTGGCTCTTTTTCTGGCGTGGTTCATGGCAGTTGTGGCGTGGATACGCTCTTACTACTCCAGGTTCTACCAAATGGTGGTCTGCGCAGGCGTTGCCATCACGTTTACTCTTCTGGCTCAGACTTCCGGCAACTCCATCGCCTGGGAAAAGCTTAGAGACTACGTCGTCCCATGGCTCCTGGGACAGGCAATCGCGCTGCTCGTCAACTGTCTCATCTTTCCTGACGCCGGTGCAAGATCGCTCGCTCTCGTCTTTCACCAATCATTTTCTCTTATGCTG GAAGCTATAGCTATCCCACGTCCACGAAATACTAGGCTCAGGCGACGTCTAGTTCGAGCTTTCGTAGACCTATCCGCCACCTACAAAGACATGCGATCCACCCTCACCATAACACGGTTCAAGCCAGCCGACGTGAGAGAGTTGCGAAATCTCATGCAAGCCGTCATTCGTGCACTACTCGCCATGCAAACGGAGAGCGCACTCTTCAGCGAAGCCGACGACGGACATGTTCCAATCGTCGTCGAGGCCACTCAGatgtcctcttcatcctccagcagcaacgACGTCAACAACATGACCAGCGAAAAGCCCCCCGGTGTGATTAACGAGGTTGACGTAACCCGTATTGTGATTAAGAGACTGTCAAAGCCTACCAAGGAGATTCTCGCCTGTATGAACCAAGGCCTACAGGCAAGTCAGGCTGCATTAATGGATCTCTCAGGCTACCGACAATATCTCGGCCCTCCGAAAGACGTATCGTCCGAAATCGCACCCGCGCAAATCCGAATGAGAGCCGCAAAAACAGTCTTCGACGCCGTGGAATCAGAGCTCCTGGAATCAGGCCAACTGCCCCCAGCATCAATGGACGATTCAGCCGTAGTCcaactcttcatcttcgcgCGCCACCTCCGCGAAACAGCCACCACAATCGAAAACCTCATGGGAAAAGTATGTTCCATGCATCAAGCCTCAAACTGGCCCAAAATCCACCCACCATCCTATCCGCTTCGCAAAGCCATCCACTTCGTCAACCCTCAAGTCACGCACGACCGCGGAGGCGCCACAGCCGGGTCATACCACATAACATTTCTCGAAATCGCTCGTGCTTTAGAATCGATAAAGTGCCGAGAATACAAACCCTTGGAAAAGTATGACGATGGCGTCTCCGAAACTGAGTTGAGAGCCGAGTTGTCCCATTTGACGGATCCTGGCCCCATGCCTGACATGGAcacaaagaaaaacaagcTCGGCTACAGAATCTGGAAGATCTTGCATCTTTTGCAAGGCTATGAAAGCCGATATGCCTTCAAAGTCGTTCTCGTCACGTCTCTCCTCGCAGTTCCCTCGTATCTCAGCTGGGACAAGGTCTGGTGGGACGAGTACGAAGCTTGGTGGGCAGTCACCATGAGCTGGCTCCTAATCCATGCTCGCGTAGGCGGCAACATTCAAGATCTATTTGCCAGAGCCGCTCTGGTCATTCTCGGCGCCGTATGGGGTGGCGCTGCACAtgccgctggagatggcagcccCTATGTAGTTGCAGTTTTTgcagccatcttcatgatCCCTATGCTTTATCGATTTACCCTTAGCTGTCATCCG AGATCTGGCCTTGCGGGATGTTTATCCTTTACAGTAATTTcgctgcagcttcaagccggcgggctgccatcatcaccagcccTAACCGCCACACTAAGGGGTGTCATATTCCTCATTGGCACAACTGCACCCATCGTGGTTAACTGGTGTCTGTGGCCCTTTGTCGCAAGGCATGAGCTAAGGAAATCTCTATCTtcaatgctcttctttctaaGCATCATATACCGAA ACGTTGTCGCAAAATACATCTATttcgaagaaggcaaagagccCACCCCCGAAGACATTGTCCGATCCGAAATCCTCCAAGGCCGTATCAGAGAAGGCTTCGTCAGGATCAGACAACTCCTC GTCATGACACGCCATGAAGTTCGCCTCCGCGGCCCCTTCAATCCCCTCCCATACTCCGGCCTCGCAGATTCCTGCGAACGCTTCTTCGACTATCTCATCGCCGTACGACAATCCGCCGTGTTCTACAACCCAGACTACATCCGCGATGATCCAGTCGCAGCTCAGCGTCTACTAGGATTCAGGCGAGACGCCGTGGCATCGATTCTAGCCAACTTATACGTCTTCGCCGGTGCGTTAAGAGCAGACCGCAAAGTACCC CGCTATCTccccagcgccgccgcagcccgTCGAAGGCTCCTCGTAGAAACAGCAGCCGTGGAAGACTCCATGGCCCATCACAGCGAAGCAAACGACGTCAGATGGCACAAGAAGTGGAGCGACATATACAGCTACTCGTACAATGAGAGCCTCACTGGGTGTGTCGCGCAGCTGGAAGAGTTGGAAAAGTTTACCAAGCTCATTGTGGGTGAACAAGG GTTTGATGACGAATGGACAATACTGGAGCCGTatgaggacgatgacgacgacgacgacgacgacgaagacgaagacgaagacgaaggcgaagaagacgaagagcaCAATCATCATGACGATCACGATGAAAACAGCATTGATGAACGACACTAA